ATGCGGACAAGTCCCGCCGGGATACCGTAAGGCTCGTAGTACCTGTCAGCGATCCCGTACCTGTTGTCCTGCACATGCTTGAAGGTCAGTGCGAATGCGCCTTTTCGCCCGTCTTGGTCGAGCTGCTCCAGGTAGCAAGCAAAACGCTCGCGGTACTCTTGAAGGCCCTGTCCACCTGCAGCCCAATCCTTATGCGAAGACTTGAAGAACCTATTGAGCCGACGGCGTTGCTTACCGGCCAGCACGCGTGGGCTTTCGGGCATGGCAATGCCTTCCGTTGATGCGGCCAAGCTATTCATCCCCCCACTGGTGGTACGAGTTTGATGAAGGTGGCTTCCGTAGCCTGAGGACGTCGATGTTGTCCGAGA
This genomic interval from Paenarthrobacter aurescens TC1 contains the following:
- a CDS encoding hypothetical protein (identified by Glimmer2; putative); this translates as MSDLAYMMRKMPKSAGGTLAARLRISDEKLPDNRLATSRTTSTSSGYGSHLHQTRTTSGGMNSLAASTEGIAMPESPRVLAGKQRRRLNRFFKSSHKDWAAGGQGLQEYRERFACYLEQLDQDGRKGAFALTFKHVQDNRYGIADRYYEPYGIPAGLVRMPLPIEQALYPFSELAPVTLNG